The Haloprofundus salinisoli region CAAGCGTGGCGGGATTCGAACCACGGTCGGACGTGCTCGCTTCGCTGCGCACGACCTCCCTGATTCGAATCCCATACGCGTCACTCTTCGGCCTCACTGCGTTCGGCACGAAGAGCGGGCGTGGTGGGATTCGAACCCACGATCTAGAGGTTAGGAACCTCTCGCCCTATCCGCTAGGCCACACGCCCCGACGCCGATTCGTCGTCGTCGCTGAAAAGCGTGCGCTTCGGCGGTGAAAATGATGCCCGACGAGGCGGGCAGGAGGTTAGTTGCTGCTCTGCTCGGTCGCTTCGTTGTTCGTCTGCGTCGACGTGGTCGACGTAGACGGCGAGGAGGCCGACGTCGTCCCCTCGGTCGAGTCGTCGGAGGAACCGTCCATCTCCTGCAGTTCCTCCTCGATCTCTTCGCGTCCTTTTTTGAACTCCCCCATTGCCTGGCCGGTCGAGCGCGCGAGCTTCGGCAGCTTGTTCGCGCCGAACAGCAGGACGATGATGAGGAGGATGATGAGCATTTCGGGCCCCCCCGGAAGCGCCCCGAACAGTGGTATTGCGGTGTCGAACATCTCTACTCCTGCTTAACTCTGTAGCAGTTATAGGCTTTTTGCTCAGGAAATCCAGCCCGTTCGGTGACAGAAATCCGCCGCACGATGGCGTTTGGGACCCGGACGGCGTCGATTGCGACGCCGCAGCCCGGGGCGGCGCGCCGCCGGCGCGGTGTCGACCTCTTCGATAGCCCAAACGGTACCTCAAGCGCAACCCTCATCCGCCTCTGTTACTTTCGGCGACTATGGTCGACGTAGGAGACGACGCCCCGGAGTTCACCGTCCCGCTGGCCGACGGCGACGTGAGTTCGTTCACGCTCTCGGAGCGACTCGACGAGACACCGCTGGTGTTTGTGTTCTTCCCAGCGGCGTTCACGGGCACGTGTACGAGCGAGATGAACACCTTCCGCGACCGGATCGACGCCTTCGACTCCGTCGACGCGCACGTTTACGGTGTCAGCATTGACACGCCCTTCGCGCTCAACGAGTTCCGTCGACAGAACGACCTGAACTTCCCGCTTTTGAGCGATACGAACCGCACGCTCATCGACCGCTACGACGTCTCCATGGACTTCGCCTCTCTCGGCGTCGAAAACGTCGCCAAACGCGCCGTGTTCGTCGTCGACGAGGAGAGAACGGTGACGTACAAGTGGGTCAGCGACGACCCCGGCATCGAACCGAACTACGAGGAGATTCAGACCGCCGCGGCCGACGCCGCCGACTGAGTTCACGGCCCTCCCTCTGTGCGATGAGGCGGCACACCGAAAGTAAGTTCTTTTCCGCTCCCGAGCGTTGGGTCGGACATGAGTAGTGACGCGAGCGTCGACCCCAAAGACACGACCGACGGGGGACGGGAGTACGACCCGGAAGCCGACCACGCCTACCCCGACGAGAAACTGAACGAGATCCTTCCCGAGCTGCTTGACGACCCGGAAGTGACGACGTATCTGGAGGCGCAGAACGTCAACGCAGTCACGCGGAAGGGGTACAACGACCACGGGACGAAGCACATCGAAATCGTCCGCAACCGCGCGCTGCGCCTGTACGACCTGCTCAAACGCGGCGGCGTCGGGTTCAACGGCGCGCGCCAGCAGGGACTCGACGAGGCGGACGAACCCGTCATCGTGGCGCTCGCGGCGACGCTGCACGA contains the following coding sequences:
- a CDS encoding redoxin domain-containing protein translates to MVDVGDDAPEFTVPLADGDVSSFTLSERLDETPLVFVFFPAAFTGTCTSEMNTFRDRIDAFDSVDAHVYGVSIDTPFALNEFRRQNDLNFPLLSDTNRTLIDRYDVSMDFASLGVENVAKRAVFVVDEERTVTYKWVSDDPGIEPNYEEIQTAAADAAD
- a CDS encoding Sec-independent protein translocase subunit TatA/TatB, coding for MFDTAIPLFGALPGGPEMLIILLIIVLLFGANKLPKLARSTGQAMGEFKKGREEIEEELQEMDGSSDDSTEGTTSASSPSTSTTSTQTNNEATEQSSN